A single Anopheles arabiensis isolate DONGOLA chromosome 2, AaraD3, whole genome shotgun sequence DNA region contains:
- the LOC120897449 gene encoding zinc finger protein 239-like — MKTCRACLQKEADEYCSIFKKINQVTLDEMFHSLTGIRVSRGDGLPDCVCQECSDFIVMCNNFRKKCLKSDVQLRALLPAEDSEREHFQTTQDSERQSVQETDCSEENPLTEEECQLVIKDHADIYEEDICSETEILVEQLDVEDGKSIIEQTADHESYYELYDVVEDVEFGEIEALNECEDDAIIERIESTQETNESSVDDPVESTVQATEFVVACCGCPGVQFPSAGELKQHTAQVHENERILTNLRPYECDICYKRFISHAALSKHQAAPYRKKKYGCQTCGASFCSRSALHGHTNSAHTRDRKYVCDVCQKGFYTSSTMLSHRQIHGEKKYECSTCAKKFLRQSDLLSHQMTHSDERPYGCGECEMRFKCRSHLRDHQTVHTGERTKKCRICGKGFGTYGDRRVHELRHENVHPFKCGYCSKTYGRNYKLQVHIRKEHTKERPFACSDCPERFFQRWEMLGHQRVEHGKMEGIESVELETELHDT, encoded by the exons ATGAAAACGTGTCGTGCTTGTCTGCAGAAGGAAGCAGACGAATATTGTTCGATTTTTAAGAAAATCAACCAGGTGACTCttgatgaaatgtttcattcgCTTACCGGTATAAGAGTTTCCCGAGGTGACGGTTTGCCCGATTGTGTCTGCCAGGAGTGTTCCGATTTTATTGTAATGTGTAACAACtttcggaaaaaatgtttaaaatcagACGTACAGCTGCGGGCTCTTCTTCCCGCAGAGGATAGCGAGAG GGAACATTTCCAAACCACGCAAGACAGCGAGCGCCAAAGTGTTCAAGAAACGGACTGTTCGGAAGAGAATCCTCTAACAGAAGAGGAATGCCAGCTAGTTATCAAAGATCATGCAGATATATACGAAGAAGATATATGTTCTGAAACAGAAATTTTGGTAGAACAACTGGATGTAGAAGATGGGAAAAGTATCATAGAACAGACAGCTGACCATGAATCGTACTACGAGCTTTATGATGTTGTAGAGGATGTTGAATTTGGTGAAATAGAAGCGCTTAATGAATGTGAAGATGATGCAATAATAGAACGCATCGAAAGCACACAGGAAACCAATGAATCCTCCGTGGACGACCCGGTAGAAAGTACGGTTCAAGCCACCGAGTTCGTTGTTGCGTGCTGCGGCTGTCCTGGTGTGCAGTTCCCTTCCGCTGGCGAGCTGAAGCAACACACCGCCCAAGTGCACGAAAACGAACGAATCCTCACCAACCTACGGCCCTACGAGTGCGACATTTGCTACAAACGCTTCATCAGCCATGCTGCCCTATCCAAGCACCAGGCCGCACCGTATCGCAAGAAAAAGTATGGTTGCCAAACCTGCGGCGCTAGCTTCTGCAGTCGCAGTGCTCTACACGGCCACACCAACAGTGCACACACGCGCGACCGTAAGTACGTGTGCGACGTGTGTCAGAAAGGGTTCTACACCAGCAGTACGATGCTGTCGCACCGGCAGATACACGGCGAAAAGAAGTACGAATGCAGCACGTGCGCGAAAAAGTTTCTGCGCCAGTCGGACCTGCTGAGCCACCAGATGACCCACTCCGACGAGCGACCGTACGGTTGTGGCGAGTGTGAGATGCGTTTTAAGTGCCGTAGCCACCTGCGCGATCATCAAACCGTGCACACGGGCGAACGTACGAAGAAGTGTAGGATTTGCGGGAAAGGATTTGGTACGTACGGCGATCGGCGTGTGCACGAGCTGCGGCACGAAAATGTACATCCCTTCAAGTGTGGCTATTGCAGCAAAACGTACGGCCGGAACTACAAGCTGCAGGTGCACATACGGAAAGAGCATACCAAGGAGCGTCCGTTTGCGTGTAGTGATTGTCCGGAACGTTTCTTCCAACGGTGGGAAATGTTGGGCCATCAGAGGGTTGAGCACGGCAAGATGGAAGGCATCGAGAGCGTCGAACTGGAGACGGAGTTGCATGATACCTGA